The genomic segment CACCCGCAGCCGCTTGCGCGCGCCCGCCTGGTCGACGAGGTCGATCGCCTTGTCGGGCAGGAACCGGTCGGCGACGTACCGGTCGGACAGCTCGGCGGCGGCGGCGAGCGCCGCGTCGGCGTACCGGACCTGGTGGTGCGCCTCGTAGCGGTCGCGCAGGCCGCGCAGGATCTCCACGGTCTGCTCGACGGTCGGCTCGGGCACGAGGATCGGCTGGAAGCGTCGCTCGAGCGCCGCGTCCTTCTCGACGTACCGCCGGTACTCGTCGAGCGTCGTCGCGCCGACGACGTGCAGCTCGCCGCGGGCCAGCGCCGGCTTGAGCATCTGCGCGGCGTCGGCGCCGCCGCCCTCGCCGCCCCCGCCGGCGCCCACCACGGTGTGCAGCTCGTCGATGAACAGGACGAGCTCGTCGCCGTGGGAGCGGACCTCGTCGAGCACCGACGTCAGCCGCTCCTCGAAGTCGCCGCGGTAGCGGGTGCCGGCGACGAGCCCGGTCACGTCGAGGCCCACCACGCGCCGCCCGCGCAGCGTCTCCGGCACGTCGCCGTCGACGATCCGCTGGGCGATCCCCTCGACGATCGCCGTCTTGCCGACGCCGGCCTCGCCGACGAGCACCGGGTTGTTCTTGGTCCGCCGCGACAGCACCTCGAGGGTCTGCTCGATCTCCTCGTCGCGCCCGACGACCGGGTCGAGCCTTCCGGAGCGGGCGGCCTCGGTGAGGTCGCGGCCGTACCGGTCGAGGGTGGGGGTGCCGCTGGTCGCGCCCTGGCCGCCGCCGGGCTGGCCCTGCGGCGCGGGGCCCCCCGGGACCGGGGCGCCGGTGGCGCCGCCGCCGGCCGGCGGCCCGGCCTGCAGCGACTGCGCCGTGACGCCGTTCGCCGCGAGCACCTGGGCCGCGCCCGACTCGCCGTTGAGCAGCAGGGCGAGGAGCAGGTGCTCCGGGCCGATGTACGAGGCCCCCAGCGCCCGCGCGACCTGGTGCGCGTCCAGCAGGGCCCGCTTCGCGGCGGGGGTGAGCACCGGCGGCTCCTGCGCCGCGGGCGCGCCCTCCATGACGAGCTCGAGCTGGCGCAGCACCGCGTCGGGGTCGGCGCCGGCGCGCGCCACGAGGCCGCGCCCGGGCTCGGTGCGCAGCACCGCCCAGAGCAGGTGCTCGGTGTCGAGGTCGTCGCTGCCCCACTGCGCGGCCTGGCGCGCCGCGGCGGTGAGCACCTCGCGCGCGGCCGCGCTCATGAGCCGCGTGATGTCGACCCGGTGCACGGGCCGCCCCGCCCCGCCGAAGAAGCGGGCGAGCAGGTCGTCGAACGAGCCCGGGTCGAGCGGGCCGCCGTACCCGGCGCTCACCGGCGCGCCCGGCCGGTGCTCGCGGCGCGGGCCGGGCCCGCCGCGCCCGGCAGGGGCGTCCGGGTCGTCCGGGGGGTCCGGGTCGTCCGGGGGGTCCGGGTCGTCCGGGGGGTCCGGGTCGTCCGGGTCGTCCGGGTCGTCCGGGTCGTGGTCGTGGCGCTGCGCATGCCGGCCCGGCTTCCCGGCGTCGCCCCGGCCTAACGCGCACGACCGGTACCGTCCGTCCTGCACGGGGGCCGGGACGCGCGAGGAGGTGCCGAGGTGGCCGCACGGAGCGGTCCGGACGCGGGGCGTCGTGCCCCGACGCTGGAGCAGGTGGCGAGCCTGGCCGGCGTCGGGCGGGGCACCGCGAGCCGCGCCCTCACCGGAGCCCCGCAGGTCAGCCCCCGGGCGCGCGCCGCCGTGGAGCGGGCGGCGGCCGAGCTGGGCTACCGGCCCAACCGCGCCGCGCGCAGCCTGGTGACGCGCCGCAGCGGGTCGCTGGGCCTGGTGCTCAGCGAGACCGAGGAGCAGGTGTTCGGCGACCCCTTCTTCGCCGCGGTCGTGCGCGGGGTCAACGAGGAGCTGCTCGCCACCGACGTGCAGCTCGTGCTCATGATCACGCGGACGCCGGTGGAGCGTGAGCGGCTGGAGCACTACG from the Vallicoccus soli genome contains:
- a CDS encoding ATP-dependent Clp protease ATP-binding subunit gives rise to the protein MSAGYGGPLDPGSFDDLLARFFGGAGRPVHRVDITRLMSAAAREVLTAAARQAAQWGSDDLDTEHLLWAVLRTEPGRGLVARAGADPDAVLRQLELVMEGAPAAQEPPVLTPAAKRALLDAHQVARALGASYIGPEHLLLALLLNGESGAAQVLAANGVTAQSLQAGPPAGGGATGAPVPGGPAPQGQPGGGQGATSGTPTLDRYGRDLTEAARSGRLDPVVGRDEEIEQTLEVLSRRTKNNPVLVGEAGVGKTAIVEGIAQRIVDGDVPETLRGRRVVGLDVTGLVAGTRYRGDFEERLTSVLDEVRSHGDELVLFIDELHTVVGAGGGGEGGGADAAQMLKPALARGELHVVGATTLDEYRRYVEKDAALERRFQPILVPEPTVEQTVEILRGLRDRYEAHHQVRYADAALAAAAELSDRYVADRFLPDKAIDLVDQAGARKRLRVRTPAADVRGLEQRLEQLRRDKDQAVAHEQYERAVALRDEVAALQEQVDQARTGTGAVPEVTAQDVAEVVARRTGIPAAQLTEEEMDRLSRLEEALHQRVVGQDEAVAAVAQAVRRSRAGLGDPDRPIGSFLFLGPTGVGKTELARTLAEALFGDQDRMVRLDMSEFQERHTVSRLVGAPPGYVGHEEAGQLTEAVRRRPYCVLLLDEVEKAHPDVFNVLLQLLDDGRLTDSQGRTVSFKNVVVIMTSNLGSEAVVGTVGRIGFSTGDGPAERDVQDRVMRRLRESFRPEFLNRIDEIVVFRRLEQAQLRQVVDLVLEESRRRVHAQGVVLEVDDEARDLLVEQGYQPEYGARPLRRTVQRQVDDRLSNLLLGGRLRRGQVARLGVRDGRLEVEVREPEAAAAGG